Below is a genomic region from Paenibacillus rhizovicinus.
AGTGGGGTTGTCGAAGTACCGAGCCTGAAGGTTGGGACGATCAACATTGGAAATCGGCAACGAGGCCGAATCTGCTCGGATAGTGTCCTTCATTGCAAACCGGACCAAGACGAAATTATAGCTGCATTGGACCGAGTGAGTTCGGATGCTTACAGACTTAAGATGCTAGAAACCGTAAATCCGTATGAATCGAACGGCACATCGGAACAAATCGTAGCACGAATGAAAGAATGCCTCGCCAATTATTCAGGAATGCACAAATCTTTTTACAGAGGGGATCGCTATGAAAGCCATTGAAGACATCTTTGTTTCTCCGACAGCGTCAATCATAGAGGCTCTTCAAATTATCGATCGCGGATCGGTGCAAATTGCTCTGGTTGTGGATGAGGAGCAGCGTTTGCTAGGGACGATTACAGATGGCGATGTTCGCAGGGGGATATTACGTGGTATTAGTTTGGAATCTCCCCTATCGTTAGTGATGAATCGGGAACCACGAACTGCAAAACTGGACATGGACCGGGATATGATTCTGAGTGTAATGCAGTATTTGAATTTGCGTCAATTTCCCGTACTGGACGAAGCGGGGCGCGTAATTCGACTGGAGTTAATTGATGAGTTGCTGCAACGGAATAACCGCGACAATTGGGTTGTCCTTATGGCTGGTGGACTTGGGACAAGGCTCGGAGAATTGACAAAGGACTGCCCGAAGCCGTTGCTTAGAGTAGGTACGAAGCCAATATTGGAAATTATTCTCGAAAGCTTCATTTCTAACGGCTTCCATCGTTTCTTTATATCCGTCAATTACAAGGCGGAGATGATTAAAGATTACTTTGGTGACGGATCGAAGTGGGGAGTGGAGATTTGCTACATACACGAAGGAAAACGGTTAGGGACAGCCGGGGCGCTTAGATTACTTCAGGAAGTGCCGAGCCATCCGATTATCGTGATGAATGGTGATTTGCTTACGAAAGTGAATTTCCGTCAATTGGTTGATTTTCATGTAGAGACGAATGCAAAAGCAACGATGTGCGTAAGGGAATATGAGTTTCAAATCCCGTATGGCGTTGTTCAGGCGGAAGGACACTGTCTGAGGAAAATTGAAGAAAAACCAACGCAGAAGTTTTTTGTTAACGGGGGCATTTATGTTATCGATCAAGAACTCATGCAAATGATTCCGAAAGATTCTTTCTATGATATGCCGACACTGTTCGATGAAGCTATTGGGCGAGAACTTAACACCTCTGTATTTCCAATCCGGGAGTATTGGATTGATATCGGACGAATGGATGATTTCGAACGAGCGAATCGAGAGATTTATAAGGAGGGTATGCTATGATAGGGAATAAAAAAGTGCTAGCTGTTATACCCGCCCGTGGTGGTTCTAAAGGATTACCGCGCAAAAACATCCGTGAGCTTGCAGGCAAGCCACTCATTGCGTGGACGCTGGAAGCGGCGGCAGCTTCCCAATACATTGATCGCTGTATCGTCAGCACGGATGATGAGGAAATCGCAGCTGTAGCTCGTCAGTGGGGGGGGGATGTTCCGTTTCTTCGTCCGGCTCATCTCGCGCAAGATGATACCCCGGGTATTGCACCTGTCCTACACGCGCTAGATAGTTGCTCCGGCTATGATTATGTAGTGCTCTTACAGCCCACCTCCCCGTTACGAACGAGCGGAGATATTGACGGTTGCTTGGACAAGCTTAGGGAGTCCGATACACCTTCGTGCGTATCTGTAACGACTGTGGATAAGTCTCCGTTATGGATGTATACGCTGGGTGATCGGGATTCGATGGTGCCGTTGCTTGATACGAATACCCGTGCAGCCACACGTCAACAACTTCCTGTTTTCTATATGCTAAATGGTGCTGTTTATGCAACGGAGTGTGACTGGTTACGGAAGCAAGGGCTATTCATAAATGACGAAACCGTGGCTTATGTTATGCCGCGTGAACGCTCGCAGGATATTGATACGATCGAAGAATTTGTTCATGTTGAGTGGATGATAGCTCATAGTCGATGAGCTTGCACATACTTGCCAACCGTCATAGCTAAACGATCCATAATCTTAACGATTTGTGCATAGGTCATGCCTTGCAGATGAAGGAGTACCATTTGATGGCGTTCAAAGAACATGCGCATATCTTTTGTTTGCCGTATCAACATTTTCAACGTTTTAACCTCGGGATGAACAACTTCTGAACGAATGGACCAACCCGTGATCTTATCTTTAAGAATTGAGTTATTTATTCCGAATTCCTCTAGTGTCGTCTAAATAGCTTAACACTACATTAAACTGCCTCTAATCTTTCAGAAAAACAATAAGTTCCGACAATTCCAGCAACCCTGATTGCTTCAAATGTTGTGTGACCATCTGTGTTGCAGGATGATGCTCATAGCGCTTTGTGAAAATTTGAATTGTCTCCACCGCTAGATGAGGATTCATTTCCTGCTTCTGTCCGGCAATTCCAACTAAGTGCCATTTCAGCATCGCATAGTAAACAACCATCAGCGCGAACGCGTCGCTGTTTTGCGAGAAATCAACGGTGCGGTACGCGTAGTTCACAAGATAATTTTCCAAGACGTACTCGTGCTTCTCGTTGAACAGCTCCATGTATGATTTCCATGCTTCTCCATAACGTATCGGATCATTACCATAGTAGGCTGTAATATTCCGATAGAGCGCGGCATATCGCTTTGTCTCTTTTTTCTCGTCCTTTAGCAACTCGACAAGGTAGTGGCTACGTTTAAACTGTTCCATGCGATTGCCTTTTACCTCACTTAGAATGCCGTGAAAATCTTCTTGTGCGAATGCGTGTTCCATACCGCGATATTGGTTCTGCCCGGTAAAATACATGGCGAGTACGATGAGCCGATCGGCAACGGTATACAATCGATTTTGTAGCATACCAAGGACAAGATCACGGACACTCTGAAAATATTCGTTCGAGTTAAACACATGTTGAACTGGTCCTGATTGATCGTGTTCTGAATAGTGAACATTGATCCCATCTGGATTTAGCAGGGCTAGCCGAGCGATCTCAGGGCAGGAAAGTGTCGCGGAAGCTTCCTTGACGCCATCTACTAATTGATAGCTGCGGGGATATTGATCGCACGTCGTCGATAAGTACGATTCGCCTAGATTGAGTTGAATCTTGCAGAGCTTGTCCTCATTCAAGAAAGCACAGCAATCGTTGCGGACGCGGAATTGATTGCCTTCTACATCTCGCATAATATTGAGTTCATTTCGGGGCACTGATTTATATTTACGCAACGTGCTTGCGTCAATCGTGACTCGCCAACCTGCACAGCATGTATCTTCACAGCTGGAACCAATGCACTTGAATTGTTCGAAGTAATCTGGGATTAACGAGGGCAAGGTAAATCCTCCATTCGTTACATATAGGGATGTGAACATTATACAAAAAATAGGTAGAAGATTCTATTAAGTCATATTGCTGTAGCGCGGGAACGCAACAGGATCTGTCTCGCGTTGTGGATATGTAGTAACGCGACTCTATCTCCCGATATCAATTTCAAAGTTCATTCTACTACATAATTTGACATTGGTGTGGTAATCTTACCTTGGGCTGCTCGATTGCAATTCTATAAGAAGTGAAATGTATTCGCTTACAAAAACTTATTGACAAATTTGTGAAGCCTCTGTTATATTCTGTTTGTGGGCCACGCTTACGTGATCTCGCAGCTATTTGAAGATGAAGGGAATGTTCTGAATGCAAGGTAAAGTTAAATGGTTCAACGCTGAAAAAGGTTACGGTTTCATCGAGACTGAGCAAGGCGGCGACGTATTTGTTCACTTCTCCGCAATCCAATCCGAAGGCTTCAAGACTCTTGAAGAAGGCCAATCGGTCGAATTCGACATCGTAGAAGGCGCTCGCGGCCCTCAAGCTGCTAACGTTCAAAAACTGTAATTATTCCGCTGTATAGCGGCCACATCATACACGGTTTGCACGCTTAACCGAATGTGATAAACAACAGCCCCGGGCAACCGGGGTTTTTTGTTGTTCTATTTAAAGACAGCGCGTTCTAAACGTGTTTAAAATAGCATTCTATTAAGTATCATTCGACACAAAGTTTTTAGATAATTCACAAAATACTGAAAATATCTTTGAGATCGCCCGAATAAGATGTTATAATAAGTTCATGTAAAAGGAGGAATGCCACATGAAATACAACATTCGAGGTCAACACATCTTAGTGACAGACGCCTTGCGCGAGTATGTCGAGAAGAAACTAAACCGCCTGGAAAAGTATTTTGAAGAGCCTTCAGCCTCCGAAACGAACGTAACGTTATCCGTTACGAAAGGTAGACATGTCATCGAGGTAACCATTCCGCTTGCGAGCGTGATGCTGCGAGCCGAGGAAAGAAGCGAGGATATGTACGCGTCCATTGATTTGGTGGTGGACAAACTGGAACGGCAAATACGCAAACATAAAACAAAAATAAATAGCAAGTTCAGAAAAGGAAACGGCATCCGGGCCATGTTCACGGACGAAGGATCGGCTGTACGCGTCATAGAGGAAGAGGAAGACTACGAACTGGTTCGCACGAAACGCTTCCTATTAAAGCCGATGGACGTTGAAGAGGCGATTCTTCAAATGAATATGGTAGGTCATTCCTTCTATATGTTCGCCAATTCGGATACGAAGGAAGTGAATGTGGTCTACCGCCGCAGCGACGGCCGATACGGCTTACTGGAAGCCGATTAGGATCAATCGCAAGCAAGCCCTGGGCAACCAGGGCTTCTTTTCATGTCGACGCAATGTCGTTGCACGGTTTACCCATCTTATTCCTAGGCTCCTAAAGGGCACTAACATTGCGAGAACAGCCGCAAACTGTTACAATTTATGCAAACAGGCGTAACATCGAAAGGGGAAGACCATGCTCGGACTTGTAAAGAAATTATTCGGAGACGCCAACGAACGAGAGATTAAGCGTCTTATGCGTACCGTAGAGGAAATCAATGGACTGGAGCCGCAGATCGCTCAGCTTTCGGACGAGGCCCTTCGAGAGAAGACGGTGGAATTCAGAGCCCGTCTGGAACAAGGAGAGGATATCGACGCTCTGCTCCCGGAGGCGTTCGCCGTTGTTAGAGAAGCGTCCAAACGCGTATTGGAAAAGCGTCATTACGATGTACAGCTGATTGGCGGTATGGTTCTTCATGAAGGACAAATCGCCGAGATGAAAACCGGTGAAGGTAAAACGCTGGTCGGAACGCTGGCCGTCTATTTGAATGCATTGCTTGGGAAAGGCGTTCACGTCGTTACCGTCAATGACTATCTCGCAATGCGCGACAGCGAGCAAATGGGTCAAGTGTATCAATTTCTAGGCATGACCGTCGGCTGCAACCTGCACGGCCTCTCGCATGATGAGAAGCAGGCAGCGTATGCATGCGATATCACATATGGAACGAATAATGAGTTTGGTTTCGACTACTTGCGCGACAACATGGTGCTGTATAAAGAACAAATGGTACAGCGTCCGCTTTATTTTGCCATTATCGATGAAGTGGATTCCATTCTTGTCGATGAAGCGCGTACGCCGCTTATCATCTCCGGTCAGGCGGCAAAGTCGACCGAGATGTATTTTGCAGCAGACCGTTTCGTGCAGCGTTTGAAAGAAGAAGAAGATTTCACGGTAGACATCAAGGTCCGTTCCGTCACGATGACGGACGAAGGCGTGGCGAAAGCCGAGAAAGCCTTCGGTATCGAGAACTTGTATGATCACGCTAATATCCTCATCAACCATCACATTCAACAGGCGCTGAAGGCGCATGTCATTATGAAGCGCGATGTCGACTATGTCGTTCAAGACGAAGAAGTCATGATCGTCGACGAATTCACGGGTCGTCTGATGCAGGGCCGCCGTTACAGCGATGGTCTGCACCAAGCGATCGAAGCGAAGGAACAGATCAAGGTTCAGAACGAGAGCATGACGCTCGCGACGATCACGTTCCAGAACTACTTCCGGATGTACCGCAAGCTGGCCGGCATGACCGGTACGGCGAAGACAGAGGAAGAAGAGTTCAAGAAAATCTACGGTCTTGAAGTTATTCAAGTGCCGACGAACCGGAAGAATATCCGGAACGATATCGCGGACGTCGTCTACAAGACGGAGAACGGCAAGTTCAAAGCGGTTGTCGAGGAAATCGTCAAACGCCACGCGAACAAGCAGCCGGTACTGGTCGGTACGGTTTCCATCGAGAATTCCGAGAAACTGTCCGAGATGCTGAAGAAACGCGGCATCCAGCATAAGGTGCTCAATGCGAAGTATCATGCCGAGGAAGCGGAAATCATCTCGCGCGCGGGTATCTCGGATTCGGTTACGATCGCGACGAACATGGCCGGCCGCGGTACGGATATTTTGCTTGAGAACGGCGTCGGCGAGCTTGGCGGTCTGCATATCATCGGTACGGAACGCCATGAGAGCCGTCGGATCGATAACCAGCTTCGCGGTCGTGCAGGACGTCAAGGCGACCCGGGTTCATCGCAGTTCTATCTGTCCCTCGAGGATGATCTTATGCGCCGGTTCGGCTCCGAGAACATCATGGGCATGATGGAACGCCTCGGCTTCGAGGAAGACCAGCCGATCGAGAGCCGGCTCATCTCGCGTGCGATCGAATCCGCGCAGAAGCGGGTAGAGGGTAATAACTTCGATCAGCGTAAAATCGTACTCCAATACGATGACGTCATGAACCAGCAGCGTGAGATCATTTATAAGCAGCGCCGCGAGGTGCTTTTCTCCGAGAATATCCGCGAGATCGTGCTTGAGATGGTTAAGCCTAGCATTACGAAGATCGTAGAAGCGCACTGCCCTTCGGACGATGTTCCGGAGAACTGGGAGCTGCAGGAGATCGTCGATTACGCGGAAGGCAACTTCCTGAACGAGGACATGATCACGAAGGATGATCTGTGGGGCAAGGAACCGCAGGAAATCATCGAATTCCTGTACGACAAAGTAATCGGTTTGTATGATCAGCGCGAAGAAGAAATCGGCGCGGAAACGATGCGCGAATTCGAGAAGGTCGTCGTACTGCGCGCGGTAGACAGCAAATGGATGGATCATATCGATGCGATGGACCAGCTGCGTCAAGGGATTCACTTGCGCGCATACGGCGGTACCGATCCGCTTCGCGAATATCAATTCGAAGGCTTCGAGATGTTCAAGGAAATGATCGAACATATTCAAGAAGAAGTGACGAAATATATCATGAAGGCGCATGTCGAGAACAACTTGGAGCGTCAAGAGGTTGCCAAAGGCCAAACGGAATCCGGCGGCAGCAGCGAGAATGCGCAGAAACGCCCTGTCCGCAAAGACGAGCGCGTGAAGCGCAACGATCCATGCCCTTGCGGCAGCGGCAAGAAATACAAGCAGTGTCATGGACAATAGGCCCAGCTTTTGCATAAGGTAGGACATAGAACCGAACTTTGAGGTGAAGCGACAGTCATGTTAGATACAACGGTTAAACAAGACCTGCGTGAAATGGCGAAGCGTCTCCAAGAACTCAGGGGGTCTCTTTGACTTAGATATTAAGCAGGAGATGATCTTGAATTTCGAAGAGAAAATGAGCGCCCCCGACTTCTGGGACGACAACGAGCGTGCGCAAAGCACAATCGCGGAACTAAATGCCGTGAAATCCGTCGTGGACCAATACGAACGGATGAACAGCGAGCAGGAAGATCTGCAGACGATGCTGGAGCTGGCGGAAGAGGAAGACGACGAGGACATTTACGCCGATCTCAAGAAGAGCGTAACTGAACTCGTAGCGAAAGTAAGCGAGTTTGAGCTGCAGCTGCTGCTTAATGAGCCTTACGATAAGCTGAACGCGATCCTCGAGCTGCATCCGGGCGCCGGCGGCACGGAGTCGCAGGATTGGTGCCAGATGCTGTACAGGATGTACACGCGCTGGGCCGAGAAGCACGGCTTCAAGATCGAGCTGCTCGATTATTTGGCCGGAGACGAGGCGGGCATCAAGAGCGTCACGATTTCCGTTAAAGGTTACAATGCCTACGGGTATTTGAAAGCGGAAAAAGGCGTGCACCGGCTCGTGCGGATTTCTCCGTTCGACGCTGCGGGACGCCGGCATACTTCCTTCGTTTCCTGCGACATTATGCCGGAGATCGACGACGATATCGAAATCGATATCCGCAGCGAGGATTTGAAGGTGGATACCTACCGGGCGAGCGGCGCCGGCGGTCAGCACATCAACAAGACGGAGTCGGCCATCCGGATCACGCACGTTCCATCCGGCATCGTCGTTTCGTGCCAAACGCAGCGTTCGCAGATCCAGAACCGGGAGCGCGCGATGCAGATGCTTCGTTCCAAGCTCTATGAGCGGAAGATCGAAGAGCAGCAGAAGCATCTCGCGGAAATTCGCGGCGAACAATCCGATATCGCATGGGGCAGCCAGATTCGCTCTTATGTGTTCCATCCGTACAGCATGGTGAAGGACCACCGGACTTCGGTGGAAACCGGCAACGTCGGCGCGGTCATGGACGGAGATCTGGATTCGTTCATTGACGGATACTTGCGCAGCAAAATCCGCCATGACGACAATTAAGCCGATTATCGCTTTGGATGCATAGGGATTGCAGAGAGTTCCGACACTGATAAGTGTTGGAACTCTTTTTGCATGCCCAAAAACACATAACCGCAGTAAAGAGGCAGCGTATCGAAGGATCAAAGAAGTCATACATAAAGCGTGCGAGCGAGCGGCTGGGAATGCGGTAAAGGCAAAGAAACGAACAGAGCGAACGGCATGGAAACCGGTAAAGCAAGCGGATCCGGCGGCGGTAACATGAAAAGGAGCGATATAGACATCCATGAGCAATCATTCACATCCTAAGCAGCAGAACAACCAAAAGAACAACCAAAAGAACAACCAAAAGAACAACCAAAAGAACAACCAGCAGAACAACCAGCAGAACAACCGGCAGAAGGGGACAGAACAGGTTCCGATACCGAGAGAGCAAATAAACCGCGAAGCTCGCGCCAACAAGCGCAAGGCTCGGGACATGAATGCCAGAACGGAGACTTTGCTAAGCGTCGTGCTGCTGCTAGCGGGATCCTTCCTAATTGCATTCAGCTTCAATGTCTTTCTCGTACCGCTAGGCATCGCATCCGGCGGCGTGTCGGGCATATCTATCCTCGTTCATTATGAGACAGGCATCCCGCCGGCCTATACGCAATGGGCGCTCAACGTACCCTTGTTCTTGCTCGGGCTGTGGCTGCTCGGCAAGCGATTTGCGCTGAAGACGGCGCTGGGTTCATTCCTGCTGCCGCTATTCGTGCTCTTCACCTCTCATTGGGAGCCGCTGACGGACAACGCCATGCTGGCCTCCATCTATGGCGGGATCGGCGTGGGAGCAGGGCTTGGCCTTGTGTTTCGCGGCAAGGCATCGACAGGGGGGCTGGATCTGGCTGCGCAGCTGCTGCATCGCTATACGGGCGTCCGCTTGGGGCTGGCCGTCCCGGCTTTTGATGGTATCGTCATCGCGGCGGCGGGCATCCTGATCGCGCCGGAAAATGCGCTTTATGCACTGGTCGGGTTGTTCGCCACGAGCAAGACAATCGATTTTGTGCAGACGGGTCTTGCGATCTCGAAAGTCGCGTTCGTGATCTCCGACCATCCGGAGGAGATCACTCAGGTCGTGCTGCATGATCTGGACCGCGGACTTACGAAGCTGGACGCCCACGGCGGATACACGGGCGAATCGAGGACGGTGTTGATGGTCGTGGTCGGCAGAGGCGAGGTATCGAAGCTGAAAAGCTTGGTCAGAACGGCTGATCCCGGAGCGTTCGTCATTATCAGCGACACCGCGGAAGTGTTGGGGGAAGGGTTCCAATTACCCTGAAAACGAGCCGAATTTCTCGTTGTATTTATATGAATACCTATGTATAATAATACAGAGTAAAAGCTATTTCCACGATCCTTCCGTTTGTGTACAATGAATGAATAACTAGGAAGGATAAGGATGGGAGAGACGGACATGAGCACAGTGGTAAGAGCAGCGATCATTGGATCGACCGGTTACGGCGGCGTAGAGCTGATTCGGCTCCTGGCGGGACACCCGCAGGTTGAAGTGACGTCGGTCGTTTCCTCTTCGAGCGCAGGCGCGCCGATCGCGGAGGGTTTTCCGCATTTGAATGAAATTCGTACAGACTTGCTGGATGACGTCGATCCGGCGCTCTTGAAGAGCAAGGCCGATGTAGTATTCATCGCGACGCCCGCGGGCGTTGCGTCCAAAATAACGCCGCTGCTGCTTGCAGAAGGCTTGAAGGTCATTGATATTTCCGGCGACCATCGGTTGAAGGACCGCTCGGAATATGAGACATGGTATAAGAAAGAACCGGCTGCGCAGGAGTACTTGGACCAAGCGGTCTTCGGTTTGTGCGAGGTTTACGGGGAATCCGTGCGCGGCGCGGACCTGATCTCCAATCCCGGCTGCTTCCCGACGGCGACGCTGCTTGGACTGGTACCTGCGGTGAAAGCGGGTCTGATCGATCCGGCTTCGATCATCATCGATGCTAAATCCGGCGTTTCGGGCGCAGGACGCGGCGTGAGCCTGGGTAACCACTATTCAGAAGTCAACGAGAACTTCAAAGCTTATAAAATCAACAAGCATCAGCATATCCCGGAAATCGAGCAAGTGCTTTCGGATATTGCGGGCAAGAAGGTCGTCACGACGTTCACGACGCATCTCGTTCCGATGACGCGCGGCATCATGAGCACGATGTACGCATCGATGACCGGCAATCATACGAATGAAGATTTCATCTCGCTGTATCGCAATTATTATGAAGGCCGCCCTTTCGTGCGCATTCGCCAGAACGGCGTGTGGCCGGCGACCAAAGAAGTATCGGGCTCCAACTATTGCGACATCGGCTTTGCCGTTGATCCGCGGACGAACCGCGTCACGATCGTATCGGTCATCGATAACCTCGTGAAGGGCGCTGCAGGGCAAGCCATTCAGAATCTCAATTTGATGATGGGCTGGGACGAGTCGCTGGGACTCAGATTCGTACCGGTTTATCCTTAAGAATAGTATGAATATGCTTTCACATTGCAAGCTGGAGCGTTGTGCGCGGTGTGAAAAACGCAGAAGGAGAAGCGATTGAACAATGGGACAGGGGAACACATCCGCATCATACACGGTCGTGCCGAACGGCTCGGTCACGACCCCCAAAGGCTTTAAAGCCGCCGGCCTGCACTGCGGCCTGAAGAAAACGACGCGCCACGACCTTGGCGCTATCGTATGCGAAGTACCCGCCGCGGCAGCTGGCGTGTACACGACGAACGCGTTCCAGGCGGCACCGATCGCCGTCACGCGCGCGAGCATCGGCGCAGGCGGCAAGCTGCGCGCCGTCATTGTCAACAGCGGCAACGCCAACGCGTGCACCGGCGAGCAGGGCGAAGCAGACGCGTACGAGATGCGCAGCGCGTTCGCGCAGGCCATCGGCGTGCCGGCGGAGCAGGTAGCGGTAGCATCGACGGGCGTCATCGGCGAGCTGCTGAAGATGGACCGCGTACGCGGCGGCATCGCGGAACTGCCGGCTCGGCTTGGCGATTCCTATGAAGCGGCGGATGATTTCTGCCAAGCGATTCTGACGACGGACCTCGTGAAGAAGGAAGTCTGCGTGTCCGTCACGGTGGACGGCAAGGCCGTACATATCGCTGGCGCGTCCAAAGGCAGCGGCATGATCCATCCGAACATGGCGACGATGCTCGGCTTCGTGACGACGGATGCTGCCATCGGCAGCGAGACGCTGCATAAGCTGCTTCGTCAAGTGACGGACCTGACGTTCAACATGATCACCGTGGACGGAGACACAAGCACGAACGATATGCTGGTCGCGATGGCGAGCGGGCTGGCGGGCAACGAAGAGCTGACGGAAGCGCATGCGGATCTTGCCGCATTCGCCGAAGGGCTTTGCTACGTGTGCGAAGTGCTGGCCAAAGCGATCGCACGCGACGGCGAAGGTGCTACCAAGCTGGTCGAAGTGCAAGTGCGCGGCGCGGAGAACGCTGCATCGGCACAGGCGATCGCGAAGACGGTCATCGGTTCCTCGCTCGTGAAGTCCGCTGTATTCGGCGCCGATGCGAACTGGGGACGGATCATTGCGGCGGTCGGCCGCGCAGGCGTACCGGTCAATCCGGAGACGGTCGATATCGCGCTCGGCGACATCGTTACGTTGACGCAGTCCCGTCCGGTAGCATTCGACGAGGAAGCTGCGCTGGAATATTTGAAGGGCGACACGGTCGTCATTCACGTCGACCTGCACATGGGCGAAGGCGCCGCAACGGCATGGGGCTGCGACCTGACCTATGATTACGTCCGCATTAACGCGGCGTATCGGACCTAGGCGGCTATACGAAACGATGAATCTCGGTATGAAGGGAACGGAAGCTGATATGGAACAACGGTTTGTCATGAAATGCGGAGGCAGCACGCTGGCGGCGCTGCCGGCTTCCTTTTTCGAGGATTTGCGCGACTTGCAGGCGCGGGGCGTGAAAGCGGTCATCGTGCACGGCGGCGGTCCGGCGATTTCCGAAACGCTCGGCAAGCTCGGCATCGAGAGCGAGTTCGTGGGCGGTCTGCGCAAGACGAGCAACGAGGTGCTGGATGTCGTCGAGATGGTGCTGGCTGGACGCATTAACAAGGAAATCGTCCGCCGCATCCAACAAAGCGGAGCGAAGGCGCTCGGCCTCTCCGGCGTGGACGGCGAATTGATTAAGGCGCAGCCGGTTGCGAACGCGGCCGAGATCGGCTTCGTCGGCGACGTCACGGACGTGAACGCCGCGATTATCGAAGGCGTGATGGGCATGGGCTATATACCGGTCATCGCGCCGATCGGCATCGATGCGGCAGCGCAGCGTTACAACATCAACGCGGACACGGCGGCAGGGGCGGTTGCTTCCCGCCTCGGCGTAGAGCGGATGATCGTCGTAACCGACGTGCCGGGCATCATGAAGACGGTGAACGGCGAGAAGCAGGTACTGCCGTCCGTGACGGTAGTAGAGATCGAAGCGATGATCGCCAGCGGCGAGATTTACGGCGGCATGATTCCGAAGGTGCGAGCGGCGATCGCCTGCATCCAAGGCGACGTGAAGGAAGTCGTGATCGTCAACGGCGACATGCCTGGCGTACTTAGCAAAGTCGTGCTCGAAGGCGGCATTGGCACGCGGATCGTCCAGCAATAATCCATTTATTTTAAATGAGAGGGTGAACGTAAGATGAGCGATATGAACAAAGACGCAGCAGCCAACGGCGGAAGCTCGCTGTTCCCGACGTACGCAAGATATCCGATCTCCTTGGTGAAAGGAGAAGGCAGTTGGCTGTGGGACGACCAAGGTAACAAATACCTGGACTTTATGTGCGGCATTGCCGTCACGAACCTCGGCCACGCGCCGAAGCCGGTGAAGGACGCGCTCGTAAAGCAGCTCGACGAGCTGTGGCATGTCTCCAACCTGTTCCACATTCCGAACCAGGAAGCGGCAGCGAAGCTGCTCACGGACAATAGCCCGGCGGACGCGGTCTTCTTCTGCAGCACGGGCGCGGAAGCCAACGAAGCTGCGATCAAGCTCGCTCGC
It encodes:
- the prfB gene encoding peptide chain release factor 2 (programmed frameshift), with the translated sequence MLDTTVKQDLREMAKRLQELRGSLDLDIKQEMILNFEEKMSAPDFWDDNERAQSTIAELNAVKSVVDQYERMNSEQEDLQTMLELAEEEDDEDIYADLKKSVTELVAKVSEFELQLLLNEPYDKLNAILELHPGAGGTESQDWCQMLYRMYTRWAEKHGFKIELLDYLAGDEAGIKSVTISVKGYNAYGYLKAEKGVHRLVRISPFDAAGRRHTSFVSCDIMPEIDDDIEIDIRSEDLKVDTYRASGAGGQHINKTESAIRITHVPSGIVVSCQTQRSQIQNRERAMQMLRSKLYERKIEEQQKHLAEIRGEQSDIAWGSQIRSYVFHPYSMVKDHRTSVETGNVGAVMDGDLDSFIDGYLRSKIRHDDN
- a CDS encoding YitT family protein; this encodes MNARTETLLSVVLLLAGSFLIAFSFNVFLVPLGIASGGVSGISILVHYETGIPPAYTQWALNVPLFLLGLWLLGKRFALKTALGSFLLPLFVLFTSHWEPLTDNAMLASIYGGIGVGAGLGLVFRGKASTGGLDLAAQLLHRYTGVRLGLAVPAFDGIVIAAAGILIAPENALYALVGLFATSKTIDFVQTGLAISKVAFVISDHPEEITQVVLHDLDRGLTKLDAHGGYTGESRTVLMVVVGRGEVSKLKSLVRTADPGAFVIISDTAEVLGEGFQLP
- the argC gene encoding N-acetyl-gamma-glutamyl-phosphate reductase, translating into MSTVVRAAIIGSTGYGGVELIRLLAGHPQVEVTSVVSSSSAGAPIAEGFPHLNEIRTDLLDDVDPALLKSKADVVFIATPAGVASKITPLLLAEGLKVIDISGDHRLKDRSEYETWYKKEPAAQEYLDQAVFGLCEVYGESVRGADLISNPGCFPTATLLGLVPAVKAGLIDPASIIIDAKSGVSGAGRGVSLGNHYSEVNENFKAYKINKHQHIPEIEQVLSDIAGKKVVTTFTTHLVPMTRGIMSTMYASMTGNHTNEDFISLYRNYYEGRPFVRIRQNGVWPATKEVSGSNYCDIGFAVDPRTNRVTIVSVIDNLVKGAAGQAIQNLNLMMGWDESLGLRFVPVYP
- the argJ gene encoding bifunctional ornithine acetyltransferase/N-acetylglutamate synthase, with the translated sequence MGQGNTSASYTVVPNGSVTTPKGFKAAGLHCGLKKTTRHDLGAIVCEVPAAAAGVYTTNAFQAAPIAVTRASIGAGGKLRAVIVNSGNANACTGEQGEADAYEMRSAFAQAIGVPAEQVAVASTGVIGELLKMDRVRGGIAELPARLGDSYEAADDFCQAILTTDLVKKEVCVSVTVDGKAVHIAGASKGSGMIHPNMATMLGFVTTDAAIGSETLHKLLRQVTDLTFNMITVDGDTSTNDMLVAMASGLAGNEELTEAHADLAAFAEGLCYVCEVLAKAIARDGEGATKLVEVQVRGAENAASAQAIAKTVIGSSLVKSAVFGADANWGRIIAAVGRAGVPVNPETVDIALGDIVTLTQSRPVAFDEEAALEYLKGDTVVIHVDLHMGEGAATAWGCDLTYDYVRINAAYRT
- the argB gene encoding acetylglutamate kinase, with protein sequence MEQRFVMKCGGSTLAALPASFFEDLRDLQARGVKAVIVHGGGPAISETLGKLGIESEFVGGLRKTSNEVLDVVEMVLAGRINKEIVRRIQQSGAKALGLSGVDGELIKAQPVANAAEIGFVGDVTDVNAAIIEGVMGMGYIPVIAPIGIDAAAQRYNINADTAAGAVASRLGVERMIVVTDVPGIMKTVNGEKQVLPSVTVVEIEAMIASGEIYGGMIPKVRAAIACIQGDVKEVVIVNGDMPGVLSKVVLEGGIGTRIVQQ